The following DNA comes from Quercus robur chromosome 1, dhQueRobu3.1, whole genome shotgun sequence.
GTATGGGTATGACGGGCATCTTATAACGGATTCATGCAAGATAGGATGACGGCTCCAGATGGATCAACCCGTCAGAGGAAGATTCATCAAGTTGACGGTTACATGATGGGTACAAATCTGTTGGTGcgtactgacaggttgtcagcatttattaagcatgccacgtgtcacacTCTGAATGGccgttgtataggatcgaagcgtcgcttcgtcttccgtgcatctcctatatatataaggcgcctcactctctcatttttcaattttcaatcagAAATCgtttgtcagagcgaagccgtcaaccttgtcagagcaATCCGTCGAGGAAGAGCATCTACTGATTAACCCAACTGTCACCTCTCCTCTGCTAAGTGTGGTAAGTACTTCTAATATACTATAATTAAGTTACATTTCcgtccatgcattgttgttaggctttccatacccgtcaatactttcaaacccgtcggtcttaggttttaccgtcaattgtaggaaatgtctagtgcgtcaagtaaccagtcggtggttcgtgatgggacggaatacgaggatgtatacccgtccggtcataaagaccaagagagccccggcgaagataggagtccgtctgcctcttcttcctcctcaacaaatgaggatgtggagatagttgAAATAGAGGGTTCTAAGGACGACGGGGATCAAGCACTGGAGTCCGTtgtaggtgctgatggactaaggcagttcatcatgttgccagagtggacggtgcataggtttacatccgtcatccgggagaaacatttcagcactttcagaaccaacttccaaatcccggATTACGTTTCTATCCGTCTGCCATATGcgtcggagaagtgttactatgaaggggtagacggtgtcggagtgtacgagcaggcattgaaggctggacttcgattcccgctttctacacttcatagggaacttTTGCAatatctggggttgtccgtcacccagatatcctctaacgcctggagggtcttcatagccatggagattctttacggtGCAATGTCGGATGGAGAAAGGAAACTGAtggtccgtgaatttcttcactgttaccgtccagacgagatttctggatcaagggggatgtatagttttgctagtcggagccccttgttgaaggtgatctttgagaccccagactcaaatagagactggaagagtcgctatttcttcctagagggtgacagatggatgagccgtccaggggagacggagtacatgcccgtcgacacaacctGGGCAGTGATAAATCAATCGTGTATGCATCCGTCTTAATTTTGTAATGCTTTTCGTATCCGTCCATCtttatgtgtatatcttgatcGTCTTTCTCTGCAGGTCgacggcgcccacaagtcagccttgaggaatttagtttccttgaaaagatttgcagaaaaactacgccggaggaaaggacttgggctaagttaatgaacccgaggaccatacattggtactgcgacggtcctgagcccacccaagaggCGATTAGATACGACGAGCGAGTTCACAGACGTAAGCCCGTCAACTTTACTTTGCCATTTAACTGAATTCACTTAGTTTTAATTACATCCGTCGTAatttgcagagatggaagacgcaaaaaggagagctttgatcaaatcccaagccgtcaagaagagggaatccggcgaggtgGTACCTAAGGTGTCGGCTTCAGCCCCTAAGAGGAAACCGACATCAAAATCCGACCGTCCatttaagcaaccaaaggtctctcttgaacctgtggtcggtttaatggctgagggtaacaagaccgtcaccccagctaAGCAGGGGACGGGTAAAGGATTGATGACGGCCCCAGacggtaagcaagagagacctccttcccttctccgcgacgactccaagtatgcattggagaagctgtcgtccatcatcacggcGGAAGACTATGAAGATCTTGGAAACCACTCAACGGaagccatgggggagacgggcctctttgccgttgctcaggttggttatgtcCGTCAAAtaagtttgtttttctttttcgttgtcatttacattatgtgacggGCTCTTTTCTATtcgcagtccttggtcatgatgaagggactaCTGGACCGGTGTCTCAACTGTGAGAGTACCTTGGACCGGGTGCACGCGAAggcggagcagacggaggaagagctcggacaactccataaatggaggtccaagatggagaagaagctggagctttctgagaaggcaaggaaggagc
Coding sequences within:
- the LOC126713420 gene encoding uncharacterized protein LOC126713420 isoform X1, which produces MNPRTIHWYCDGPEPTQEAIRYDERVHRQMEDAKRRALIKSQAVKKRESGEVVPKVSASAPKRKPTSKSDRPFKQPKVSLEPVVGLMAEGNKTVTPAKQGTGKGLMTAPDGKQERPPSLLRDDSKYALEKLSSIITAEDYEDLGNHSTEAMGETGLFAVAQVGYVRQISLFFFFVVIYIM